The window TTACTGATATTGCCCTCGTAGGTAAAGGTGATATTCTCTCTGCGGTTATTCATTGCCCCGGCCAGCTTTTGGGCCATTTCACTTACAGATTGAAGTGAAGACGAAGCCGCGGCGGCATAGGCCTGCCCCCAGCCATAGTAAAGCGCAGGCGGCAAAGCTGCGAACAGTATCATCCCTCCCAGCATGGTCTTCATCAGCGACAAACGTTTCTTTCCCATTTCTCCCCCGTGCCTCCTGCGAACTTCGAATAGCTATATCACATAGTTTGTACTCTATATTAGATGCCGAAAACTGCTTCTCCACAACCATAATATTACTTATTCTGTTTGTAACCATACAGAGGACAGAAATTCCCTTCTCCGTATACGCTATATTGTTAATATCGGTCTGGAATGCCCGTTAAATAAGCCTTTCCTGCCTGCCGGCTATTTCAACATCCTCATGCTCCCTTTCCACAAAAAAACCGCTCCCGCGCAGATCATCTCTGCGTATGGAGCGGCTTCCATTCTCTTCAATCATCCTGGCTCAATTCATTCAGTTCCGTCAAACGGTTATGAAATAGACTTCTCCAGCTTTAACCGGCAACGGATGTTCCGCCCCGGCCAGAGAGCCGTCAGGAAGCTGAATCTTCAGGGTCTGCGGATATACAAGACGGCATTCTCCATCACGGGACGCGGTGATACGTGCGGATACCAGCACATGATCCTGCCATTCAAGGTCCACTTCATACCCTCCGCGTGCCTTAATTCCGCTGATTTTGCCGTTTTTCCAGGCGTTCGGCAGTGCCGGCAACAGAGTGATTTCACCCAGATGACTCTGCAGGAGCATCTCGGCGATCCCGGCGGCAGCGCCGAAATTGCCGTCAATCTGAAACGGAGGGTGGGCATCGAACAGGTTAGGATAGGCCGAGCGGGACAGCAGCGTCCGGACAAAACTGTAGGCCGATTCGCCTTCCTTCAGGCGTGCATAGAGGTTGATCAGCCAGGCACAGCTCCAGCCGGTATGTCCGCCCCCCGAGGCAATCCGCTTCTCAAGCGACAACCGGCTGGCTTCCAGCAGTTCCGGTGTATCCCGTTCATTAATCAGATCTCCGGGATACAGGCCATATAAATGAGAGACATGACGGTGCCCCGGCTCCGATTCTTTGAAATCCTCGATCCATTCCTGCAGACGTCCGTCCTCACTAATCTGCAGCGGCATCAGCCGGGACAAGGCTTCCTCCAGCTGAAGCTGAAACTCGTTGTCCTCCTCCAGAATCTGTGCTGCCTGCAGGCAATGGCTGAACAGCTCACGGATAAGGGTCAGGTCCATTGCCGAACCCATAGAGATGCTGCAAGGCTCACCTTCTGCCGTTACAAACCGGTTCTCCGGAGAAGTAGACGGATTGGTTAAGAGCAGACCCTCCGGTCCTTCGACCAGCCAGTCCAGGGCAAACAGCGCCGCCCCCTTCATCAGCGGGTAAGCCGTTTCCTGCAGGTAGGAGGTATCCGGATTATAGGCATAATGCTCCCACAGATGACGGCTCAGCCACACACCGCCCATCGGCCAGAAGGCCCAGCTGGCATCCCCGCCTGACGGCACAGAGCTACGCCACAGGTCAACATTGTGATGGGCTACCCAGCCGCGGGCGCCGTAGTGCACTGCAGCCGTTCTGGCTCCGGTCTCACTGAGCTCCCGGATCAGATCAATAAGCGGCTCATGAAGCTCGCTGAGATTGCCCACCTCTGCCAGCCAGTAATTCATCTGGGTATTGATATTAGTCGTATAGTTGCTGTTCCAGGGCGGTGTCACATGCTCGTTCCAGATCCCCTGCAGATTCGCCGCCTGCGAGCCGGTACGGGAGCTGCCCATCAGCAAATAACGGCCATACTGGAACAGCAGTGCCTCAAGCTGAGGATCCTCTTGTCCAGCCTTATAGGCGGCCAGCCGCTCATCTGTCGCACGTTCAGCCGCTTCCCAGCCTCCGAGGTCAAGGTCTACCCGCCGGAAGAGTGCCTGGTGATCGGCAGTATGCCGCTGTTGCAGCTCTTCATATGTCACCGCTGCTGCCGCTGTCAGCCGCTGTACACAGCTCTCCGCAGGGCTCAGAAGCCCCGCCGGGCTTGCCTGGCGGCTGCTCTTCAGGTGGGCGGCCTTACTCTTCAGCTCTGCATAGTCCGAAGCAGCAGCAAGCAGCAGCTGCACCTGATCAGCGCCGGAGATCACAAGCTTCCCGTCCCGGAATTCAACCTTGCCTCCGGAAGTGAGAACCTGAAGGTGCAGCTCGAAGGCTATACCCAGCCCCTCCTCGTATTGAATGGCGTTTGGATGGTCCTGATGGTAGTTATCAGCAATGTGCGTTGGGCAGCGGCCTTCCAGCACCAGCTTCCCTTCGCCCGCATCCTTCACGGTATGCTGCAGAGGGCTGTTCAGGGTAAGCGTCAGATTCAGCC of the Paenibacillus pedocola genome contains:
- a CDS encoding glycoside hydrolase family 95 protein; the encoded protein is MKHENLVERPWKLRYKQPAAIWEEALPLGNGHMGAMVFGGTAREQFQLNEDTLWSGFPRDTNNYEALRYLKKVRGLVSEGSYLEAEKLINARMLGVNGQAYMPLGNLYLEQPGAENCTGYSRELDLDSGIATVTFRTEAGSFTREAWISAPDGVLVIQETSEAKGGLNLTLTLNSPLQHTVKDAGEGKLVLEGRCPTHIADNYHQDHPNAIQYEEGLGIAFELHLQVLTSGGKVEFRDGKLVISGADQVQLLLAAASDYAELKSKAAHLKSSRQASPAGLLSPAESCVQRLTAAAAVTYEELQQRHTADHQALFRRVDLDLGGWEAAERATDERLAAYKAGQEDPQLEALLFQYGRYLLMGSSRTGSQAANLQGIWNEHVTPPWNSNYTTNINTQMNYWLAEVGNLSELHEPLIDLIRELSETGARTAAVHYGARGWVAHHNVDLWRSSVPSGGDASWAFWPMGGVWLSRHLWEHYAYNPDTSYLQETAYPLMKGAALFALDWLVEGPEGLLLTNPSTSPENRFVTAEGEPCSISMGSAMDLTLIRELFSHCLQAAQILEEDNEFQLQLEEALSRLMPLQISEDGRLQEWIEDFKESEPGHRHVSHLYGLYPGDLINERDTPELLEASRLSLEKRIASGGGHTGWSCAWLINLYARLKEGESAYSFVRTLLSRSAYPNLFDAHPPFQIDGNFGAAAGIAEMLLQSHLGEITLLPALPNAWKNGKISGIKARGGYEVDLEWQDHVLVSARITASRDGECRLVYPQTLKIQLPDGSLAGAEHPLPVKAGEVYFITV